The proteins below are encoded in one region of Deltaproteobacteria bacterium:
- a CDS encoding energy-coupling factor ABC transporter permease, producing the protein MHMADALLSPSVGAAFWVVSGTAVAYSARKLKQEADEKKIPLMGILGAFVFAAQMINFTIPGTGSSGHLAGGMILAVLLGPYAGFLTLASVLVVQALFFGDGGILALGCNVFNMGFWACFVAYPLIYKPLAGKDPTPGRATLAALVSVLAAMQLGPLSVVIETLLSGISELPFLTFVLLMLPIHMAIGLVEGFVTAGLIAFVRKTRPEILQSAATARPLGGVSIRKVLIGLAAAALVTGGILSWFASTHPDGLEWSITKIYGKPDLPAPARGIIPALEAAQEKTAILPDYGFRKEEPVGEERGEEGGTWPAVSSGTTVAGIVGSVMTLGLSVLVGLFLRRRARGTS; encoded by the coding sequence ATGCACATGGCCGATGCTCTGCTCTCGCCTTCTGTGGGTGCTGCCTTCTGGGTTGTTTCCGGCACCGCCGTCGCATACAGCGCCAGGAAACTCAAGCAAGAGGCGGACGAGAAGAAGATACCCCTCATGGGGATCCTCGGGGCCTTTGTCTTTGCCGCCCAGATGATCAACTTCACCATTCCAGGCACGGGTTCGAGCGGCCACCTTGCCGGAGGGATGATTCTGGCCGTCTTGCTCGGGCCCTATGCGGGTTTCCTCACGCTGGCCTCTGTGCTGGTCGTCCAGGCCCTCTTCTTCGGTGACGGGGGGATTCTCGCGCTCGGGTGCAATGTGTTCAACATGGGCTTCTGGGCGTGCTTTGTCGCCTATCCCCTCATCTACAAGCCGCTGGCCGGGAAGGACCCCACGCCCGGAAGGGCCACCCTGGCGGCCCTGGTCTCGGTTCTTGCGGCCATGCAGCTCGGTCCGCTGAGCGTGGTCATAGAGACGCTCCTCTCCGGCATCAGCGAACTCCCCTTCCTGACCTTCGTGCTCCTGATGCTCCCGATTCATATGGCCATCGGCCTGGTCGAGGGGTTCGTGACGGCGGGGTTGATCGCCTTCGTGAGGAAGACCCGTCCCGAGATTCTCCAATCAGCGGCCACGGCGAGACCGCTCGGCGGGGTTTCGATCCGCAAGGTGTTGATCGGGTTGGCCGCGGCGGCTCTGGTCACCGGCGGTATTCTCTCGTGGTTCGCCTCCACCCATCCGGACGGTCTCGAGTGGTCGATCACGAAGATCTACGGTAAGCCGGACCTGCCCGCGCCCGCCCGGGGGATCATTCCGGCCCTGGAGGCCGCCCAGGAAAAGACAGCTATTCTCCCCGACTACGGATTCAGGAAAGAGGAGCCCGTGGGCGAGGAGCGTGGCGAGGAGGGCGGAACCTGGCCTGCGGTCAGTTCCGGCACCACCGTCGCCGGGATCGTCGGCTCCGTGATGACCCTTGGCCTTTCTGTCCTGGTCGGGCTGTTCCTGCGGAGGCGGGCAAGGGGAACATCCTAG
- the cbiQ gene encoding cobalt ECF transporter T component CbiQ: MSSFDSALLDLGRLDSLSYGDTAIHRLDPRAKLVVTLAFIVTVVSFPKYTVAGLIPFFSFPIVMVSMADLPLGFLARKLVLVSPFALVIGIFNPFLDREVLVRLGPLAVTGGWVSFASVMIRFVLTVGAALILVATTSFPGVCSALDRLRVPRLFVVQLMFLYRFIFVLTEEALRMTRAVAVRSFGGKGPGLRLFVQILGVLFLRTMGRAERVYQAMGNRGFDGEIRTLRRLTFAGGDAAFLLVWFCLFAVLRLYNISEIFGAFALRAFG; encoded by the coding sequence ATGTCCTCTTTCGACTCGGCGCTTCTTGACCTCGGACGGCTCGACAGCCTCTCTTACGGCGACACGGCCATCCACCGGCTCGATCCCAGGGCCAAGCTGGTTGTCACACTGGCCTTCATCGTGACCGTGGTCTCTTTTCCGAAGTACACCGTGGCCGGTCTGATCCCTTTCTTCTCCTTCCCCATCGTGATGGTCTCCATGGCGGACCTGCCCCTGGGTTTCCTTGCCAGGAAGCTTGTCCTCGTCTCTCCCTTTGCCCTGGTCATCGGGATCTTCAACCCTTTTCTCGACCGCGAGGTGCTCGTACGCCTCGGTCCCCTGGCCGTCACGGGAGGATGGGTGTCGTTCGCATCGGTCATGATCAGGTTCGTCCTCACCGTGGGTGCGGCCCTGATCCTTGTCGCCACGACTTCCTTCCCGGGGGTGTGCAGTGCCCTGGACCGCCTCAGGGTGCCGAGGCTCTTCGTGGTGCAGCTCATGTTTCTCTACCGTTTCATCTTCGTCCTCACGGAGGAGGCCCTCAGGATGACCCGCGCGGTGGCCGTGCGGAGCTTCGGGGGGAAGGGGCCGGGCCTGAGGCTCTTCGTCCAGATCCTCGGGGTGCTGTTTCTCCGCACCATGGGCCGGGCCGAAAGGGTCTACCAGGCCATGGGCAACAGGGGCTTTGACGGGGAGATCCGGACCCTGAGGAGGCTCACATTCGCCGGTGGAGATGCGGCCTTCCTTCTGGTGTGGTTCTGCCTGTTTGCCGTGCTCCGCCTCTACAACATAAGCGAAATCTTCGGCGCCTTCGCCCTCAGGGCGTTCGGATAG
- a CDS encoding ABC transporter ATP-binding protein yields the protein MSHHIIELQDVHYTYPDGTRALEGISFRVLHGESVGIVGANGAGKSTLLLQINGTLMPARGKIRIGEVVLSKRTARDFRKKIGFLFQDPDDQLFMPTVFEDVAFGPLHLGWTRENAEEAAVKALEQVGCLDLKDRPPHRLSEGQKRSVSIASVISMDPDILVMDEPSSNLDPRSRRQLIELLGRFHHSKILATHDLDLVMDLCERTILLSMGRIVADGPTLELFADDRLLLENGLERPLSMQGPPLRAGGRLREGSGGP from the coding sequence ATGAGTCATCACATAATCGAGCTCCAGGACGTCCACTACACCTACCCTGACGGGACCCGCGCCCTCGAAGGCATCTCTTTCCGGGTCCTGCACGGGGAATCCGTGGGTATCGTCGGGGCCAACGGCGCGGGCAAGTCGACGCTCCTCCTCCAGATCAACGGGACCCTCATGCCCGCCAGGGGAAAGATCAGGATCGGAGAGGTCGTTCTCTCGAAGAGGACTGCCAGGGATTTCCGGAAAAAGATCGGCTTTCTCTTCCAAGACCCGGACGATCAGCTCTTCATGCCGACCGTCTTCGAAGACGTGGCCTTCGGGCCCCTCCATCTCGGCTGGACAAGGGAGAACGCGGAGGAGGCGGCCGTCAAGGCCCTGGAGCAGGTCGGCTGCCTCGATCTGAAGGATCGCCCTCCCCACAGGCTGTCCGAGGGGCAGAAACGCTCGGTCTCGATCGCATCGGTCATCTCCATGGACCCGGACATCCTCGTCATGGACGAACCGTCGTCGAACCTCGATCCGCGTTCCCGGAGACAACTGATCGAGCTTCTCGGCAGGTTTCACCACTCCAAGATCCTGGCGACCCACGACCTCGACCTGGTCATGGATCTGTGCGAGCGGACGATCCTGCTCAGCATGGGCAGGATCGTCGCCGACGGGCCGACCCTCGAGCTCTTCGCCGACGACAGGCTCCTCCTGGAAAACGGCCTCGAAAGGCCTCTCTCCATGCAGGGGCCGCCTCTCAGGGCGGGCGGCCGCCTCCGGGAGGGCTCAGGGGGTCCGTAG
- a CDS encoding cytochrome C produces the protein MKRIGVLGLIVLIFGTCLAIVPEGKGQPVVDNRICIDCHSKTNPGIVSSWNQSRMAWSGVTCIDCHGSDHKSGDDAFRISMLVGRVCERCHQEEARQFHEGKHAGAWTSVYALSDVEALPVELVEGEQGCGGCHAIGRWDGGCDSCHTRHTFSREEARQPTACLPCHGGINHPQYEIWQTSKHGVVFEVSKKGRGPTCQTCHMPRGNHGVRTAWSLLGLRASGTDSEWAESRRTILRWLGLIDAAGKPTAKLDGRKARGIVLLSYEKWKEQRDRMVETCARCHSRLFVLEKMGEVDSIIKKADRLMADAILLVQGLYQDGILPRPESAPPCCPDLLGFHRPPNPLEGKLVVMFLKYRLIMLHGAFHNNPDYTTNYGWVKLKEGYQEIAEAAGSLRAGQPANSD, from the coding sequence ATGAAAAGGATCGGAGTTCTTGGGTTGATCGTTTTGATCTTCGGAACGTGTCTCGCCATCGTCCCGGAAGGAAAGGGGCAGCCTGTCGTCGACAACAGGATCTGCATCGACTGCCATTCGAAGACCAACCCCGGGATCGTCTCGAGCTGGAACCAGAGCAGGATGGCATGGTCGGGGGTCACCTGCATAGACTGCCACGGCTCTGATCACAAGAGCGGGGACGACGCCTTTCGGATAAGCATGCTGGTCGGCCGGGTCTGCGAGAGGTGCCACCAGGAAGAGGCCAGGCAGTTCCACGAGGGCAAGCATGCCGGGGCATGGACCTCCGTGTACGCCCTTTCGGATGTCGAAGCCTTGCCCGTGGAGTTGGTCGAGGGCGAGCAGGGGTGTGGAGGCTGCCACGCGATCGGCCGCTGGGACGGGGGATGCGACTCCTGCCACACCCGCCACACCTTTTCCAGGGAAGAGGCCCGCCAGCCCACGGCCTGCCTTCCATGCCACGGGGGGATAAACCATCCCCAGTACGAGATATGGCAGACCTCCAAACACGGCGTGGTCTTCGAGGTGAGCAAGAAGGGACGGGGCCCCACCTGCCAGACCTGCCACATGCCGAGGGGCAATCACGGCGTGAGAACCGCGTGGAGCCTCCTCGGCCTCCGTGCGAGCGGCACAGACTCCGAGTGGGCCGAATCGCGAAGGACGATACTCCGCTGGCTCGGTCTCATAGACGCCGCAGGCAAACCCACGGCCAAACTCGACGGCCGGAAGGCCCGGGGCATCGTCCTTCTTTCCTACGAGAAGTGGAAGGAGCAGAGAGACCGGATGGTGGAGACCTGCGCCAGATGTCACAGCAGGCTCTTTGTCCTCGAGAAGATGGGAGAGGTGGACAGCATCATCAAGAAGGCCGACAGGCTCATGGCAGACGCCATTCTCCTCGTCCAGGGGCTCTACCAGGACGGGATTCTCCCGAGACCGGAGTCCGCGCCTCCCTGCTGCCCCGACCTGCTCGGCTTCCACAGGCCGCCCAATCCCCTGGAGGGGAAGCTTGTGGTCATGTTTCTCAAGTACCGGCTGATCATGCTTCACGGGGCCTTCCACAACAACCCGGACTACACCACCAACTACGGGTGGGTCAAGCTGAAGGAGGGATACCAGGAGATCGCAGAGGCGGCCGGAAGTCTCAGGGCCGGGCAGCCGGCCAACAGCGACTGA